From a region of the Microbacterium sp. nov. GSS16 genome:
- the ilvA gene encoding threonine ammonia-lyase yields the protein MTAIPSVAAIPSLAEFTAAAESLAGVISRTPTELSRALGETLGSPVMLKMENLQRTGSFKIRGATYRLSRLTDEERARGVVAASAGNHAQGVALAAQMLGIPATIFMPLGVPVPKLLATRGYRAEVVLEGETVATSLRLAAEFAERTGAVLIHPFDHRDIVVGQGTLGLEVIQDVPDVDTVIMGIGGGGLIAGVAAAVKAAAAAAGRTVRVIGVQAENAAAVPPSLQAGSPVEIQTHPTIADGILVARPGDVPFEIIRELVDEVVTVSEDDIARALLVLLEHAKVVVEPAGAVGVAAILAGKVHDTGVTVPILSGGNIDPMLLQRVVAHGLAASGRYATVRVPLPDRPGQLAKVSDLLAQAGANVMEVLHTRHGHGLQISDMILQLSIETRGPEHTELALETLRQAGFAPVVVPD from the coding sequence ATGACCGCAATCCCGAGCGTCGCCGCCATCCCGAGCCTTGCCGAGTTCACCGCGGCGGCGGAGAGCCTCGCCGGGGTGATCTCCCGCACGCCGACCGAGCTGTCGCGCGCTCTCGGGGAGACCCTCGGCTCGCCCGTCATGCTCAAGATGGAGAACCTGCAGCGAACCGGGTCGTTCAAGATCCGCGGGGCGACCTACCGCCTCTCGCGGCTGACCGACGAGGAGCGGGCCAGGGGAGTGGTGGCAGCCTCGGCCGGCAACCACGCGCAGGGCGTGGCTCTCGCAGCTCAGATGCTCGGCATCCCGGCGACGATCTTCATGCCGCTCGGCGTGCCCGTGCCCAAGCTGCTCGCCACCCGGGGCTACCGCGCCGAGGTCGTGCTCGAGGGCGAGACGGTGGCCACCTCCCTGCGCCTCGCAGCCGAGTTCGCCGAGCGCACCGGTGCCGTGCTCATCCACCCCTTCGACCACCGCGACATCGTCGTGGGGCAGGGCACGCTCGGCCTCGAGGTTATCCAGGACGTCCCCGACGTCGACACGGTGATCATGGGCATCGGCGGCGGTGGACTCATCGCCGGCGTCGCGGCTGCGGTCAAGGCCGCTGCCGCAGCCGCCGGTCGCACTGTCCGCGTCATCGGCGTGCAGGCCGAGAACGCCGCCGCGGTGCCGCCGTCGCTCCAGGCAGGCAGCCCCGTCGAGATCCAGACCCACCCGACGATCGCCGACGGCATCCTCGTCGCACGGCCAGGGGACGTTCCGTTCGAGATCATCCGCGAACTCGTCGACGAGGTGGTCACGGTCAGCGAGGACGACATCGCCCGCGCTCTGCTCGTGCTCCTCGAGCACGCCAAGGTCGTCGTCGAGCCCGCCGGTGCCGTGGGCGTGGCCGCCATCCTGGCCGGCAAGGTGCACGACACGGGCGTGACCGTGCCGATCCTCTCGGGCGGGAACATCGACCCGATGCTGCTGCAGCGGGTCGTGGCGCACGGTCTTGCGGCGTCGGGTCGATACGCGACCGTGCGTGTGCCGCTTCCCGACCGCCCGGGTCAGCTCGCGAAGGTCTCGGATCTGCTCGCGCAGGCAGGCGCCAACGTCATGGAGGTGCTGCACACGCGCCACGGTCACGGTCTGCAGATCAGCGACATGATCCTGCAGCTCTCGATCGAGACCCGCGGACCCGAGCACACCGAGCTCGCCCTCGAGACGCTGCGGCAGGCGGGATTCGCCCCCGTCGTCGTGCCGGACTGA
- a CDS encoding AI-2E family transporter, producing MSDDPRPRFRNPFRYQPPVLERTVTTTAGEAVPAPLRVTAAYAWRLLVIAGLIALFIWLVMLLKLLVIPLLVGILITALLWPAFQLMLRAHFPRWLAIAVTVLGTLGVVTGLFWLVIWQVRSQLPDVQAKTMDAIQQVRMFLLDGPLHLTEKQIDGYIQQGMGLLNEQADLLLNGALAVTGTAAHILTGALLSLFILICLLADGAGIWRWTLKLFPRMARPAADAAARNGWATVVDYARTQMFVAGIDAIGIGVGAALLGVPMPIPVAVLVFLGSFVPIVGAVVTGAVAVFLALVYNGPVIGLLMLGVVLLVQQLEGHILQPILMGSAVKVHPLAVVLVVAGGAMIAGIPGALFAVPLAAFVNVAAVTIGSGAWRTGREPAPEDLIWSTVPRERQRRNR from the coding sequence ATGAGCGACGACCCCCGGCCGAGGTTCCGCAATCCCTTCCGGTATCAGCCGCCCGTGCTCGAGCGCACGGTGACCACCACAGCCGGTGAGGCCGTGCCGGCACCGCTGCGCGTCACCGCCGCATACGCCTGGCGCCTGCTGGTGATCGCCGGCCTGATCGCGCTGTTCATCTGGCTCGTGATGCTGCTGAAGCTCCTGGTCATCCCCCTCCTGGTCGGCATCCTGATCACGGCGCTGCTGTGGCCGGCCTTCCAGCTCATGCTGCGCGCTCACTTCCCCCGCTGGCTGGCGATCGCGGTGACCGTCCTGGGCACGCTCGGGGTGGTCACGGGGCTGTTCTGGCTGGTGATCTGGCAGGTGCGCAGCCAGCTGCCCGACGTGCAGGCCAAGACGATGGATGCCATCCAGCAGGTGCGCATGTTCCTGCTCGACGGTCCGCTGCATCTCACCGAGAAGCAGATCGACGGCTACATCCAGCAGGGCATGGGGTTGCTGAACGAGCAGGCCGATCTGCTGCTCAACGGCGCTCTCGCCGTCACCGGGACCGCCGCACACATCCTCACCGGTGCGCTGCTGTCGCTGTTCATCCTGATCTGCCTGCTCGCTGACGGTGCGGGCATCTGGCGGTGGACGCTCAAGCTGTTCCCGCGCATGGCGCGCCCGGCGGCGGACGCGGCGGCCCGCAACGGCTGGGCGACGGTGGTCGACTACGCGCGCACGCAGATGTTCGTCGCCGGCATCGACGCGATCGGCATCGGCGTCGGCGCAGCGCTGCTCGGAGTGCCCATGCCGATCCCGGTCGCAGTGCTCGTCTTCCTCGGGTCGTTCGTGCCCATCGTGGGCGCCGTGGTAACCGGAGCGGTGGCGGTGTTCCTCGCCCTGGTGTACAACGGTCCGGTGATCGGGCTGCTCATGCTCGGCGTGGTGCTGCTGGTGCAGCAGCTCGAGGGCCACATCCTGCAGCCGATCCTGATGGGCTCGGCTGTGAAGGTGCACCCCCTGGCCGTGGTGCTCGTGGTGGCGGGTGGCGCGATGATCGCCGGCATCCCCGGCGCCCTGTTCGCGGTTCCGCTGGCCGCATTCGTCAACGTCGCCGCCGTCACCATCGGCTCGGGCGCGTGGCGCACCGGGCGTGAACCCGCCCCCGAAGATCTGATCTGGAGCACAGTGCCGCGCGAGCGGCAGAGGAGGAATCGATGA
- a CDS encoding winged helix-turn-helix domain-containing protein produces the protein MTAPPSNTLSAAEARRMTLAAQGFSRRRPNAVAVRHLHRAMSQLGVLQIDSVNVFARSHYMPMFSRLGAYDQTLLDRTFLARTTHYVEYLAHEATFMPVADWALWGFRMREWRERAERPGGWGHVHRRTLDWVRDELHARGPLRPADLRDDAPRERGSWWDWDEAKIALEQLWRCGEVAIAGRVGFERRYALATQIIPPEIRRTVIPRDEAVRELVRRAARSYGVATIADLNDYHRLRDQSAVRAAVGDLVDAGELEPVSVRGWERAGKPIAAWRHRDAVLPRRMDRAALLTPFDPVVWFRDRALRTFDFDYRIEIYVPAAERRFGYYSLPVLVADRVVGRVDLKADRASSTLRVQSAWWERQARPQADAERVAEELARAALWQGLERISVSGWGDAADDVAHALHGAVTSVERHVHPRE, from the coding sequence GTGACCGCTCCGCCCTCGAACACCCTCAGCGCTGCCGAAGCGCGCCGGATGACGCTGGCGGCGCAGGGGTTCTCCCGGCGCCGACCGAATGCCGTGGCGGTCCGTCATCTGCACAGGGCGATGTCGCAGCTGGGCGTGCTGCAGATCGACTCGGTCAACGTCTTCGCGCGTTCGCACTACATGCCGATGTTCTCCCGCCTGGGCGCGTACGACCAGACCCTGCTCGATCGCACCTTCCTGGCGCGCACCACGCACTACGTGGAGTACCTCGCACACGAGGCGACGTTCATGCCGGTCGCGGACTGGGCGCTGTGGGGCTTCCGCATGCGGGAGTGGCGCGAGCGAGCGGAGCGACCGGGCGGATGGGGCCATGTGCACCGGCGCACCCTCGATTGGGTGCGCGATGAGCTGCACGCCCGCGGCCCGCTGCGGCCTGCCGACCTGCGCGACGACGCGCCTCGCGAGCGAGGCTCCTGGTGGGACTGGGATGAGGCGAAGATCGCGCTCGAGCAGTTGTGGCGATGCGGTGAGGTCGCCATCGCGGGGCGCGTCGGATTCGAGCGCCGCTACGCCCTCGCGACCCAGATCATCCCGCCGGAGATCCGACGCACCGTCATCCCCCGCGATGAGGCTGTGCGCGAGCTGGTGCGGCGGGCGGCGCGGTCGTACGGCGTCGCGACGATCGCCGATCTGAACGACTACCACCGCCTGCGCGATCAGTCCGCGGTGCGGGCGGCGGTGGGCGACCTCGTCGACGCGGGTGAGCTGGAGCCGGTCTCGGTGCGCGGCTGGGAGCGGGCCGGCAAGCCGATCGCGGCGTGGCGGCATCGGGATGCTGTGCTGCCGCGGCGCATGGATCGCGCCGCGCTGCTGACCCCGTTCGATCCTGTGGTGTGGTTCCGCGATCGGGCGCTGCGGACGTTCGACTTCGACTACCGCATCGAGATCTACGTGCCGGCCGCCGAGCGCCGCTTCGGGTACTACTCCCTGCCGGTTCTCGTCGCTGACCGTGTCGTCGGGCGGGTCGATCTGAAGGCGGATCGCGCATCGTCGACACTGCGGGTGCAGTCGGCGTGGTGGGAGCGGCAGGCCAGGCCGCAGGCCGACGCGGAGCGCGTCGCGGAAGAGCTCGCGCGCGCCGCGCTCTGGCAGGGCCTCGAGCGGATCAGCGTGTCCGGGTGGGGCGACGCGGCGGATGACGTGGCGCACGCACTGCACGGCGCCGTGACGTCGGTCGAGCGACACGTGCATCCGCGGGAGTGA